From a region of the Pristis pectinata isolate sPriPec2 chromosome 2, sPriPec2.1.pri, whole genome shotgun sequence genome:
- the LOC127582204 gene encoding interleukin-8-like isoform X6, translating into MDRAASVTILILLLCAIAAQGVPIPGAQGRCQCVQISSDVIRPKFIQSLKYIPRGSHCEQAEIIVTLKNKKKVCVDPDAKWLQVLITAKKGGKQHN; encoded by the exons ATGGACAGAGCAGCCTCTGTAACgatcctcatcctccttctgtgtgCCATTGCTGCACAGG GTGTTCCGATCCCAGGAGCACAAGGACGGTGCCAGTGTGTTCAGATCAGCTCTGATGTCATTCGTCCGAAGTTCATCCAGAGCTTGAAATATATTCCCAGAGGATCTCACTGTGAGCAAGCAGAGATAAT TGTCACCCTGAAAAATAAGaagaaagtgtgtgtggatcctgATGCCAAGTGGTTGCAGGTTCtcatcacagccaagaaag